From the genome of Candidatus Poribacteria bacterium:
CAATAAAAAAGCCCTCCCGTTCCAACCCTCCGTAGAAGTTACCCGATTGAAGATTTCAAGGGACAACTTTCTTTCGAGGACATACTTGGAGACGAGAAGGGCTTCCTCTAAAGTCCTTACCGTGGTACCACTCCGATTCCCTTTTGTCGATCAAATACTGTGTAAAAGGGCACTCATTGGTATGCGTAACGTGCATCAGATCGGCTAACCCTACTTGTTGCTTTGAATCCCGATTTATCGGGAGCGTTTTCAGGCTGGCAGCTCCAGGGCGACCTTCAGTCGGGGTAACTTGGGGACATCTCTCAGCCAGTGGATTTCCCGCTCTGTCAAGACCGTTCGACTTACTCCTCCCCTTCATCGCTTTTGCATATTCAATTTTGGACAGGATTGGTTATATATATTTAAAGATGTAGCGTGCCTTGAGTGAAGCATCTGAAGGCACGCTAGCTCACTTGCAATCGTCGCCTTAGCCTCTTGCAGCGGCGTAACGTCTGGCGACCTCTTCCCAATTGATAACGTTCGCCCAAGCTTCGATATAAGCGGGACGCAGGTTCTGATATTTTAGATAGTACGCGTGTTCCCAAACATCAAGACCTAGTATCGGTGTATGTCCCTGCATGATGGGACTATCTTGGTTAGCTGTCGAGTAGATTTGTATATTGCCGGTTTCATCAACAACAACCCATGCCCAACCGGATCCGAAACGGGTTGTCGCGGCGGTTGTAAATTCTTCCTTGGCAGCCTCAAGCGATCCACAAGCAGATTCAATTGCAGCCGCAACTTCCGGTGTGGGGGTACCACCACCGTTGGGACTCATTATGGTCCAGAAGAGTGAGTGATTGGCATGTCCACCGCCATTATTGATAACGGCTTGCCGTTTGTCTTCGGGCACTTGATCAATGTTGCGCAGCAAGTCTTCGACCGACAGCGCTGCCAGATCGTCGAGCCCTTCAAGCGCGGTATTAACATTGGTGATGTAAGCCTGATGGTGTTTTCCGTGATGAATCTGCATTGTTTGCTCGTCAATATGCGGTTCTAAAGCGTTGTGAGCATACGGCAGGTCGGGTAATGTGTATGCCATTAGAATTTTTGATAAGTTAATACCAACTAGCACATAAGTGCTAAACATATAGTCCTTAGATCGCTCTATTATAACACATAGAATAACTAAAGCCAAGCGATTTTTGCAAATGCTTAATTGACTGACCTGTTAATCTATGATAGAATAAATTTACGACTAATAGATAAGAAGGTTAGGTATAATGAAACGTGAAATCATAGTTGTTTTAGATTTCGGTTCGCAGTATACACAGCTGATCGCGCGGCGAGTCCGCGAACACAAGGTGTATTGTGAAATCCACCCCTACAACATTCCGCTAAATCAACTAGCAGCTATACAA
Proteins encoded in this window:
- a CDS encoding superoxide dismutase, which produces MAYTLPDLPYAHNALEPHIDEQTMQIHHGKHHQAYITNVNTALEGLDDLAALSVEDLLRNIDQVPEDKRQAVINNGGGHANHSLFWTIMSPNGGGTPTPEVAAAIESACGSLEAAKEEFTTAATTRFGSGWAWVVVDETGNIQIYSTANQDSPIMQGHTPILGLDVWEHAYYLKYQNLRPAYIEAWANVINWEEVARRYAAARG